Proteins encoded within one genomic window of Candidatus Nezhaarchaeota archaeon:
- a CDS encoding TrkA C-terminal domain-containing protein, with protein MSKDLLLEIRDMLIELKNITEFMVDLAYTALLTNSRELAEEVERLEEYIDELHTRYEMAVLELAKQSEKPSEFLGTLRVGLVVETLADAARGMVEPILRGDTPHDVFIVAMQEAEEAIRRIKIEESSPLIGKELSELRSRGLPVIVVAIRRGGRWMLNPGDDVKLYVGDVLVVKGKEETLQEVIELAQGSAKEEE; from the coding sequence ATGAGCAAGGACCTGCTACTTGAGATAAGGGACATGCTCATAGAGCTTAAGAACATCACTGAGTTCATGGTCGACTTAGCATACACAGCATTGTTAACCAATAGTAGGGAGCTAGCTGAAGAAGTCGAGAGACTTGAAGAGTACATAGATGAGCTGCACACGCGCTATGAAATGGCTGTCCTGGAGCTGGCTAAGCAAAGTGAGAAACCTTCTGAATTCTTAGGGACCCTCAGAGTAGGCCTTGTAGTTGAAACCTTAGCTGATGCGGCTCGAGGGATGGTTGAGCCAATACTTAGAGGAGATACCCCCCATGATGTCTTTATCGTAGCGATGCAAGAAGCTGAAGAGGCAATACGTAGGATTAAGATCGAAGAGTCCTCACCATTAATCGGTAAGGAATTGTCAGAACTTAGGAGTAGAGGCCTACCAGTAATCGTCGTAGCAATAAGAAGGGGAGGAAGGTGGATGCTGAATCCAGGGGACGACGTGAAGCTCTATGTTGGAGACGTCTTGGTGGTTAAGGGAAAGGAGGAGACCTTACAAGAGGTGATAGAGCTAGCTCAAGGTAGTGCTAAGGAAGAGGAGTGA
- a CDS encoding nuclease-related domain-containing protein, which translates to MSASKSTALLGMLKRRSIEVSEALLSEVGEGYLNYLCDQGVVRLSQGVLYVTNPIRLAMETVKLGVDIEIASRWLNWRDFERLCVEALQSHDFKVRAPLRFKFDSKRHEIDIVACKKNAVLCIDCKHWEMMRGQQYKVKKSATSHLDKCIKLAKSASSLRNMGLNVHSGAYLVPIMITLIDLNLKLPLNSVWVIPVFKLNSFLLELEAHIDEISSIRIY; encoded by the coding sequence GTGAGCGCTAGTAAGTCGACTGCTTTACTCGGAATGTTAAAGCGCAGAAGCATTGAAGTGAGCGAAGCATTACTTAGCGAGGTGGGTGAAGGTTACTTAAATTACCTGTGCGATCAAGGAGTAGTACGCTTAAGTCAAGGAGTTCTTTATGTTACCAATCCAATACGTTTAGCGATGGAGACGGTTAAGCTGGGTGTGGACATTGAGATTGCATCTAGATGGCTTAATTGGAGAGACTTTGAAAGGCTATGTGTAGAAGCTCTACAAAGCCACGACTTCAAAGTTAGGGCACCTCTCAGATTCAAGTTTGATAGTAAGAGACATGAGATAGACATAGTAGCGTGTAAGAAGAATGCCGTTCTATGCATTGACTGCAAGCACTGGGAGATGATGCGGGGCCAGCAATACAAGGTTAAGAAGTCTGCAACAAGTCATTTAGATAAGTGTATTAAGCTCGCTAAGTCAGCATCGTCGCTTAGAAACATGGGGCTCAATGTTCACAGTGGTGCTTACTTAGTCCCAATAATGATAACGCTAATAGATCTTAACTTAAAGCTTCCTTTGAACAGTGTATGGGTAATACCGGTATTCAAGCTGAACTCTTTCTTATTAGAGCTTGAGGCACAT